One Ricinus communis isolate WT05 ecotype wild-type chromosome 7, ASM1957865v1, whole genome shotgun sequence genomic region harbors:
- the LOC8278433 gene encoding serine/threonine protein phosphatase 2A 57 kDa regulatory subunit B' theta isoform: MLNKILSKLPKKSSKSTENRDSGRNGNPVTKSNASTGSKSSALGDSKSGKLNTTSVTANNSAAAAGQISGNKIQQCVNSKLNGIVGFSSFEGLPGFRDVPNSEKQNLFIRKLNLCCFVFDFTDPTKNLKEKEIKRQTLLELVDYVTSANAKFSETVMQEVIKMVSTNLFRILTPQPRENKIIDGVDLEEEEPSMDPAWPHLQLVYELFLRFVASSETDVKPAKRFIDQFFILKLLDLFDSEDPRERGYLKTILHRIYGKFMVHRPFIRKAINNIFYQFIFETEKHNGIAEFLEILGSIINGFALPLKEEHKMFLVRALIPLHKPRCLAMYHQPLSYCITQFVEKDCKLADTVIRGLLKYWPLTNSSKEVMFLNELEEVLEATQPPEFQRCMVPLFQKLARCLNSSHFQVAERALFLWNNDHIENLIIQNRKVILPIIFPALEKNARNHWNQAVRSLTLNVRKIFDDLDPELFNECLHKFREAERKEDETKARCEATWRRLEGLAAQKSSNNIQALIPHKSVPHTTSG; the protein is encoded by the exons ATGTTAAACAAGATACTCAGTAAGCTTCCAAAAAAGTCGTCTAAATCGACTGAAAATCGTGATTCTGGTCGAAATGGAAATCCTGTCACGAAGTCAAATGCTTCTACTGGTTCAAAAAGCAGTGCTTTAGGGGATAGTAAGTCAGGCAAGTTAAACACCACATCTGTAACTGCCAATAATTCTGCTGCAGCTGCAGGACAAATCAGTGGAAACAAGATTCAGCAGTGTGTAAATTCAAAGCTGAATGGAATTGTGGGGTTTTCTTCATTTGAAGGATTGCCTGGATTTAGGGATGTTCCTAATTCTGAGAAGCAGAACTTGTTTATAAGAAAGCTGAATCTTTGTTGTTTTGTATTTGACTTCACCGATCCTACAAAGAACCtcaaagaaaaggagatcAAGCGACAGACATTGTTAGAGCTGGTTGATTATGTAACTTCTGCAAATGCAAAATTTTCCGAAACTGTTATGCAAGAAGTAATAAAAATGGTTTCTACAAATTTATTTAGGATTCTGACTCCTCAACCACGtgagaataaaattatagatgGTGTTGAtttggaggaggaggagccTTCTATGGATCCTGCATGGCCGCATTTGCAGCTTGTGTACGAGCTTTTCCTGAGGTTTGTGGCATCATCTGAGACAGATGTAAAACCAGCTAAAAGATTTATCGATCAATTTTTCATTCTCAAATTACTGGATTTATTTGACTCCGAAGATCCCAGGGAAAGGGGGTACTTGAAAACGATACTTCACCGCATCTACGGAAAATTCATGGTGCATCGTCCATTTATCAGAAAAGCTATCAATAACATTTTCTACCAGTTTATTTTTGAGACAGAGAAGCATAACGGGATTGCTGAATTTTTAGAGATTTTGGGTAGCATTATTAATGGGTTTGCTCTGCCTCTGAAAGAGGAACACAAAATGTTTCTTGTTCGTGCTTTAATTCCTCTGCATAAGCCAAGATGTTTGGCTATGTACCATCAGCCACTGTCATACTGCATTACGCAGTTTGTGGAGAAAGACTGCAAGCTTGCCGATACTGTAATAAGGGGTCTGTTAAAATACTGGCCTCTCACTAATAGTTCAAAGGAAGTCATGTTCCTAAATGAGCTGGAGGAAGTTTTGGAAGCGACTCAGCCACCAGAATTTCAACGTTGTATGGTGCCCCTGTTTCAGAAACTTGCTCGGTGTTTGAACAGTTCACACTTTCAG GTGGCTGAGAGAGCATTGTTCTTGTGGAACAATGATCATATTGAGAACTTAATCATACAAAACCGCAAGGTTATACTGCCCATTATCTTCCCTGCTCTGGAGAAAAATGCTAGAAATCACTGGAACCAGGCTGTACGTAGCTTGACTTTAAATGTCCGCAAGATTTTTGATGATCTTGATCCTGAGTTGTTCAATGAATGCTTACATAAGTTTCGAGAAGCAGAAAGGAAGGAGGATGAAACTAAAGCAAGATGTGAAGCCACATGGAGACGTTTAGAAGGGCTTGCTGCTCAGAAATCTTCGAATAACATACAAGCACTTATTCCTCACAAATCAGTCCCTCACACCACTTCAGGTTAG